A genomic stretch from Neodiprion fabricii isolate iyNeoFabr1 chromosome 3, iyNeoFabr1.1, whole genome shotgun sequence includes:
- the LOC124178263 gene encoding uncharacterized protein LOC124178263, with product MPKDPAISMSFRSWETYVYPMLPSTTRHVWAVKISTQLEEPRYVVLGFQTPRINDLQKNASEFDHCRIRDVKLFLNSQCYPYGNLNLDISNNQYAILYDMYDQFQTAYYNKEAEPLLSKREFIDQAPLIVIGCSKQNESLKTGPVDIRLEFEASVEFPANTAAYCMILHDCIIEYSPISGTVKELV from the coding sequence ATGCCCAAGGACCCGgccatatccatgagttttcgttcttgggaaacgtacgtgtatccgaTGCTTCCGTCAACGACCCGACATGTGTGGGCGGTCAAAATATCGACCCAGTTAGAGGAGCCGAGATATGTCGTTCTGGGATTCCAAACTCCAAGAATAAACGATCTCCAGAAAAATGCTAGCGAATTTGATCATTGTCGAATCAGAGATGTGaaactcttcctcaactcGCAGTGTTATCCGTATGGAAATTTGAATCTCGATATATCCAATAATCAGtacgccattctctatgaCATGTATGACCAGTTTCAAACGGCCTACTACAACAAAGAAGCCGAACCTTTGTTATCGAAGCGTGAATTCATAGACCAAGCTCCCCTTATCGTTATCGGTTGCTCGAAACAGAATGAATCGTTGAAAACCGGACCGGTGGatattcgattggaatttgaagCGAGCGTAGAATTTCCCGCAAACACTGCAGCCTATTGCATGATCTTGCACGATTGTATCATCGAGTACAGCCCGATTAGTGGCACGGTCAAGGAATTAGTATAA